One window of the Colletotrichum destructivum chromosome 4, complete sequence genome contains the following:
- a CDS encoding Putative acyl-CoA N-acyltransferase has product MPPQIIHLPDGQTFTVTPVFAGLFFKSHDLNTHNNPFPIGWTIVLNTEDDKPVLDNADGGDESDGECARARRRHVHSFKQPTLQNDNLFISSISQPSSTEFKPAASPTRQIAMMLWVTLYWYFHQHQPSPYLTTDASRFTPEKARPKGEWRINIKRDGVLRGRNLIPKLERMGLIASLDSAVGTNIKDNGEEWSQMFVSRRMFWQIPGRLFLFTLQRTSAASTYPESPAGSRPSSPARTESTHSRHHTPIHSPHQSTGGRSDVDVPGGPPPMSMVTTPSFPIGPFYSSSHLPTYYPPAPLMYTVTNGVRHPIRRKPGRMGEVFYCRFVPSVGRYLSFRVASLAPDAVPYLGPVGPKAAENSHLATLSDTALLRSWLANPRVQKFWGDYTPDFLSNALDSKHSFPVIGMWDGVPFGYFEIYWVKEDVLGQKLGSDAGDYDRGVHVFVGEEWARGRVPAWLSSLVHWCLTDDYRTMHVCLEPRIDNARFLQHLQQAGFAKEREVAFPHKQSYLMRLNRDAWEGPAL; this is encoded by the exons ATGCCTCCGCAAATCATCCACTTGCCGGACGGGCAAACGTTTACAGTGACACCCGTCTTCGCGGGTCTATTCTTCAAGTCGCACGACCTGAACACGCACAACAACCCCTTCCCCATCGGCTGGACTATCGTGCTCAACACCGAGGACGATAAGCCCGTCCTTGACAacgccgatggcggcgacgagagcgacggGGAGTGCGCACGcgcccgccggcgtcacGTCCACAGTTTCAAGCAGCCCACCCTGCAGAACGATAAcctcttcatctcgtcgATATCGCAGCCCTCGAGCACCGAGTTCaagcccgccgccagcccgACCCGCCAGATCGCCATGATGCTCTGGGTCACACTCTATTGGTACTttcaccagcaccagccgTCGCCCTACCTCACGACCGACGCATCGAGGTTTACCCCCGAGAAGGCACGACCGAAGGGCGAGTGGCGCATCAACATCAAGCGCGACGGTGTCTTGCGCGGCAGGAACCTGATACCGAAGCTGGAGCGCATGGGGCTGATCGCCTCGCTGGACTCGGCCGTGGGgaccaacatcaaggacaacGGCGAGGAGTGGTCGCAGATGTTCGTCTCTCGCCGCATGTTCTGGCAGATACCGGGACGGTTGTTCCTCTTCACGCTGCAGCGCAcgagcgccgcctcgacctACCCAGAGTCTCCGGCCGGCAGCCGCCCGAGCTCGCCGGCTCGCACCGAGTCCACCCACTCGCGGCACCATACGCCCATACACTCCCCTCACCAGTCGACGGGGGGCCGATCCGACGTCGACGTACCCGGAGGCCCGCCGCCCATGTCCATGGTCACGACGCCAAGCTTCCCCATCGGTCCGTTCTACTCGAGCTCCCATCTCCCGACGTATtacccgccggcgccgttgatgTACACTGTAACGAACGGCGTCCGGCATCCCATCCGCCGTAAGCCGGGCCGCATGGGGGAGGTGTTTTATTGCCGGTTCGTGCCGAGCGTGGGACGGTACCTGTCGTTCCGCGTCGCATCCCTCGCGCCGGACGCCGTGCCGTATCTTGGACCCGTCGGGCCCAAAGCGGCCGAGAACAGTCACCTTGCGACGCTCTCCGACACGGCGCTGCTGCGGTCGTGGCTGGCGAACCCGCGAGTGCAGAAGTTCTGGGGGGACTACACGCCCGACTTCCTAAGCAACGCGCTCGACTCGAAGCACTCGTTCCCGGTGATTGGCATGTGGGACGGCGTGCCGTTTGGATACTTTGAGATATACTGGGTAAAAGAGGACGTGCTTGGACAGAAGCTCGGCAGCGACGCCGGGGATTACGACCGCGGCGTTCACGTCTTTGTGGGCGAGGAGTGGGCGCGTGGTCGGGTGCCGGCGTGGCTGTCGAGCCTGGTGCATTGGTGTCTCACGGACGACTACCGGACGATGCATGTGTGTCTGGAGCCGCGCATCGATAACGCGAG GTTCCTGCAGCATTTGCAACAAGCCGGCTTCGCCAAGGAGCGGGAGGTTGCGTTCCCCCACAAGCAATCCTACCTGATGAGGCTGAATAGAGATGCGTGGGAGGGGCCAGCTTTGTGA
- a CDS encoding Putative Root UVB sensitive family: protein MERTDKEVLLIEERDGTGRIMGQWLHNPDSQKIAQLREPHNHLQPHNTKASTAFTSSYAASLFTNMNQILFDAFLPIGYPDSVTPDYIGYQAYDSLQAFFSTITGLLSNRAILQGLGVGDPNSSATYALLLTILKDGISRVATIAFAYRFGLVIEPECKRYRFLADIFNDSAFFLDLFSPYFDPWTKVAAIVLAEALRAMCGVAAGASKAALSKHFARRNNLSELNAKEASQETAIGLVGLLVGSIVVRFVEGREAVFVLMVFLVFVHLAMNYFGVRCVQLDTLNQQRATILFEHYAQTKRVLTPKQVAWRENIVFWSPVIKNLRGEVIAKIAFAKSYADAMTADVKSADIRFVTLKGDVQPQKKRKLEAGFVLCVCEKNGFATVKIMLLDDRSSDKVNNVDTLMAWYYAILVARDRQLGTKTDTNTGTRKLLGAISVDEIDADNGDVKLGLEALRKAGWNIDDANLDAFAPRISMGYANKKKQ, encoded by the coding sequence ATGGAAAGAACAGACAAGGAAGTCCTTCTCATTGAAGAAAGAGATGGAACTGGCAGGATCATGGGCCAGTGGCTGCACAATCCCGACTCTCAGAAGATAGCCCAGCTTCGCGAGCCTCACAATCACCTTCAGCCTCACAACACCAAGGCCAGCACCGCCTTCACCTCAAGCTACGCCGCTAGCCTCTTCACCAACATGAATCAGATACTCTTCGACGCGTTCCTGCCTATCGGCTACCCAGACTCGGTTACCCCAGACTACATAGGCTATCAGGCCTACGACTCCCTCcaggccttcttctccaccaTCACCGGCCTCCTCTCCAACCGCGCCATCCTCCAGGGCCTCGGAGTCGGCGACCCAAACTCCTCAGCCACCTACGCCCTCCTCCTGACCATTCTCAAAGATGGCATTTCCCGcgtcgccaccatcgccttcgcctACCGCTTTGGCCTGGTTATTGAGCCCGAGTGCAAGAGATACCGCTTTCTCGCTGATATCTTCAACGACAgcgccttcttcctcgacctcttcAGCCCCTACTTCGATCCCTGGACCAAGGTAGCCGCCATTGTCCTAGCCGAGGCCCTGCGTGCCATGTGCggtgtcgccgccggcgccagcaagGCGGCCCTTTCTAAGCACTTTGCCCGTCGCAACAACCTTAGCGAGCTCAACGCGAAGGAGGCGTCCCAGGAGACGGCCATCggtctcgtcggcctgctcgtcggGTCTATCGTTGTGCGCTTTGTCGAGGGTAGGGAAGCCGTCTTCGTGCTCATGGTATTCCTTGTCTTCGTCCACCTCGCCATGAACTACTTCGGCGTCCGCTGCGTCCAGCTCGACACGCTCAACCAGCAACGCGCCACCATCTTGTTCGAGCACTACGCCCAGACGAAGCGCGTCTTGACGCCAAAGCAGGTCGCCTGGCGCGAGAACATTGTCTTTTGGTCGCCCGTCATCAAGAACCTTCGCGGAGAGGTCATTGCCAAGATTGCGTTTGCCAAGAGCTACGCCGATGCCATGACTGCCGACGTCAAGAGCGCCGACATCCGCTTCGTCACGCTCAAGGGCGATGTCCAGccgcagaagaagagaaagttGGAGGCAGGATTCGTGCTCTGCGTCTGCGAGAAGAACGGCTTTGCCACCGTCAAGATCATGCTGCTCGACGACCGCTCTAGCGATAAGGTGAACAACGTCGACACCCTCATGGCGTGGTATTATGCCATCCTTGTCGCGCGCGATCGCCAGCTGGGCACGAAGACTGACACGAATACCGGCACGCGCAAGCTTTTGGGTGCCATTTCCGTGGACGAGATTGATGCTGACAACGGGGATGTGAAGTTGGGCTTGGAGGCACTTCGGAAGGCTGGGTGGaacatcgacgacgccaactTGGACGCCTTTGCCCCGCGAATCAGCATGGGATACgcgaacaagaagaagcagtaG
- a CDS encoding Putative calcium uniporter protein gives MSYAFRRVCLQLPTSSFSPKYGSLSQAFRPAGFGIGTHAPAPARAFRLSAKLRGDIDDAKAKKASQHDMHKKEDKEKFERDELIALRKQDERPWHRAGNELDQRESSKDPTNGDKTRGRLLTTPTRLLKLILPLPFHAEQSRITQKPKNDDEREDIAPLALLVHPQQPLSYLERLLQAEIPPIDDGRRERIPKIYFRAEADHKETKPDKRASQKQEGNVASYSGLGHEGPKKDGDDTNWVRWSSSTEVGDFIRDAARGREFSIGIEGYDQELRVAVPSFNDRTYYMRIRLRRMSRRVEELAKIKQECDYLAHRGAHRLAQGGFALLAGWWGVVYYVTFHTDFGWDLVEPVTYLAGLSTIMGGYLWFLYISKDLSYKAALNITVSKRQQALYQERGFDPATWEALVQEANSLRREIRFVATEYDVDWDETKDLGGEEVQEVLDKEKKGSRRRQDDDEDDAEEAERVEHKRKDDKKGSKESGEKSEDKKTS, from the exons ATGAGCTACGCGTTCCGTCGCGTATGCCTGCAACTCCCTACCAGCAGCTTCAGCCCCAAGTATGGTTCTCTCAGTCAAGCTTTTCGCCCAGCCGGCTTCGGCATCGGCACCCATGCCCCAGCGCCGGCACGCGCGTTCCGTCTGTCTGCAAAGCTTCGAGGCGACATCGATGatgccaaggccaagaaggcaaGCCAGCATGACATGcacaagaaggaggacaaggagaagtTCGAGCGGGATGAGCTGATCGCCCTGCGGAAACAAGATGAGAGGCCATGGCATCGTGCTGGCAACGAGCTCGACCAGCGGGAATCGTCCAAAGATCCCACCAACGGGGACAAGACTCGAG GACGGCTACTCACCACACCAACGAGGTTATTGAAGCTCATCCTGCCGCTTCCTTTCCATGCTGAGCAATCGCGGATCAcgcagaagcccaagaaTGACGACGAAAGGGAGGACATCGCACCGCTGGCTTTGCTCGTCCACCCCCAGCAGCCTTTGTCGTACCTCGAACGGCTACTCCAGGCCGAGATCCCGcccatcgacgacggccgccgcgaaCGAATCCCCAAGATCTACTtccgcgccgaggccgaccaCAAAGAGACCAAGCCGGACAAGCGCGCGTCGCAGAAGCAGGAGGGCAACGTAGCGTCGTACTCGGGTCTCGGCCACGAGGGCCcaaagaaggacggcgaTGACACGAACTGGGTGCGTTGGAGTAGCAGCACAGAGGTCGGCGACTTCATCAGGGATGCCGCCCGCGGACGGGAGTTCTCCATTGGCATCGAGGGGTACGACCAGGAGCTGCGCGTAGCAGTGCCCAGTTTCAACGACAGGACATACTACATGCGCATCAGACTGCGCAGAATGTCTCGCCGCGTCGAAgagctggccaagatcaaACAAGAATGCGACTACCTCGCGCATCGCGGAGCCCACCGTCTCGCACAGGGTGGCTTTGCTCTGCTTGCCGGCTGGTGGGGCGTCGTCTACTACGTCACGTTCCACACCGACTTTGGCTgggacctcgtcgagccggTAACGtacctcgccggcctgtcgACCATCATGGGCGGCTATCTCTGGTTCCTGTACATTAGCAAGGACCTCAGCTACAAGGCGGCGCTGAACATCACCGTGTCGAAGCGGCAGCAGGCGCTTTACCAGGAGCGCGGGTTCGACCCCGCGACGTGGGAGGCTCTCGTGCAAGAAGCCAACTCGCTGCGCCGGGAGATCAGATTCGTGGCGACCGAGTACGACGTTGATTGGGACGAGACCaaggacctcggcggcgaggaggtccaggaggtgctcgacaaggagaagaagggctcGAGGCGAAGgcaagacgatgacgaggatgacgcAGAGGAGGCCGAACGCGTAGAGCACAAGcgcaaggacgacaagaagggGTCCAAGGAGTCAGGGGAGAAGAGTGAGGACAAGAAGACATCGTAA
- a CDS encoding Putative cytochrome P450, protein MVDNDASTAGSFLAFVVEDVQRSTSSYVTVAAVLALAIFIHRFSSPEMDKREPPPMKPKIPIVGHLVGMIRHQSRYFKTLENRNMAVATLPILNGKLYGIWEPTIIQSVYRNRLLSFEPFAVEFAQREIGFSNAMLKVIQETTLLPEFFDCIHKSMTADNLRQMNTKSLTYVSDALDGVCNGSETFEATNFFVWVRNLMTMATTEALYGPGNPLRNSASLMEDTWAFEADLPLLMLGVAPSITARKCYYARQRLQAALGEYYGNNGDYHEDASQIVRSRAAVLRKHGISGKEVGMFEIALLHVATANTIPTLFWFMMQVFSRPELVDQLRKEVLPVAQRGSNGDVTIDIGTINERCPLLVSCYREAIRLSNQGMGNRKVLEDTTITDGKGQSYLLKKGCNVQVSAQVLHRLENSWGPDSASFKADRFVVRSGKEHAESEKMKRAAFIPFGGGKHLCPGRNFAFAENLGLMASLLAGFEVSPLDRNMKETEGIPDSAGCPMTGAVVKPVNNGEGYGIRIRRRKGWESVKWRYIS, encoded by the exons ATGGTGGACAACGATGCCTCAACAGCAgggagcttcttggccttcgTCGTTGAGGATGTGCAGCGATCGACTTCGTCATATGTCaccgtggcggcggtgctggctCTCGCGATATTCATCCACAGGTTCTCGTCGCCTGAGATGGACAAACgcgagccgccgccgatgaagcccAAGATCCCCATCGTCGGACACCTCGTCGGAATGATCCGGCACCAGAGCCGCTATTTTAAGACTTTGGA GAATCGCAACATGGCGGTCGCCACGCTTCCGATCCTGAACGGGAAGCTTTACGGCATCTGGGAGCCAACGATAATTCAATCCGTCTACCGAAATCGGCTCTTGTCGTTTGAGCCGTTCGCCGTGGAATTTGCCCAGAGGGAGATCGGCTTCAGCAATGCGATGCTCAAGGTCATCCAAGAAACCACGTTGCTGCCCGAGTTCTTTGATTGTATTCACAAATCCATGACCGCGGACAACCTGCGCCAGATGAACACCAAATCGCTCACGTATGTGTCTGACGCACTGGACGGTGTCTGCAATGGCTCTGAAACATTCGAGGCCACGAACTTCTTCGTTTGGGTACGTAACCTGATGACCATGGCTACGACGGAGGCTTTGTACGGCCCCGGCAATCCACTCAGAAATAGCGCGAGCTTGATGGAAGATACGTG GGCCTTCGAAGCAGACCTGCCGCTGTTGATGCTCGGGGTGGCTCCGTCCATCACGGCGCGGAAATGCTACTACGCGAGACAACGACTCCAGGCGGCGCTGGGAGAGTATTATGGCAACAACGGGGATTATCACGAGGACGCTTCCCAGATCGTTAGGAGCCGCGCGGCGGTCCTACGAAAGCACGGGATCTCGGGCAAAGAAGTCGGCATGTTTGAGATTGCTCTGCTCCACGTAGCGACAGCCAACACGATCCCAACGTTGTTCTGGTTCATGATGCAGGTCTTTAGTAGGCCTGAATTGGTGGACCAGCTGAGAAAAGAGGTACTGCCAGTGGCCCAGCGCGGAAGCAACGGCGATGTCACCATCGACATAGGAACGATAAACGAACGGTGTCCTCTGTTGGTCAGCTGCTACCGTGAGGCGATCCGACTGTCGAACCAGGGCATGGGCAACCGAAAGGTGTTGGAAGACACGACTATTACGGATGGAAAGGGACAGTCATACCTCCTCAAGAAGGGCTGCAATGTGCAGGTGTCGGCTCAGGTCCTGCACCGGCTGGAAAATTCGTGGGGCCCGGACAGCGCAAGTTTCAAGGCAGACAGGTTCGTGGTGAGGAGCGGCAAGGAGCACGCCGAgtcggagaagatgaagagggcgGCGTTTATCCCGTTCGGTGGCGGAAAACACCTGTGCCCGGGACGCAACTTTGCCTTTGCCGAGAATCTAGGACTCATGGCGTCCCTGTTGGCGGGATTCGAGGTTTCGCCCTTGGACCGGAACAtgaaggagacggaggggatTCCCGACTCGGCGGGCTGCCCAATGACAGGAGCCGTCGTGAAGCCTGTGAACAACGGGGAAGGGTACGGGATTCGGATCCGGAGACGAAAGGGGTGGGAGAGCGTCAAGTGGCGGTACATAAGCTGA
- a CDS encoding Putative ribosomal protein uS5 domain 2-type superfamily encodes MADNKVYRASTTAPVNIAVVKYWGKRDAKLNLPTNSSLSVTLSQADLRTLTTASCSASYPAGDSLILNGEAADVSGARTQACFRELRARRAALEEKNPSLPKLSALPLKIVTENNFPTAAGLASSAAGFAALVRAIADLYELPDSPSELSLIARQGSGSACRSLFGGYVAWRMGDQADGTDSKADLVAEASHWPDMRALILVASAAKKGVSSTSGMQQTVATSGLFKQRVAEVVPKHMAEMEDAIARRDFEQFAEVTMKDSNSFHSSCSDTYPPIFYMNDVSRAAIRAVEQINAAAGKTVAAYTFDAGPNAVIYYLEKDTDAVVGAFAPILASVGGWKEGVEGVKSSVTLDETVAGILKGGVSRVIQTGVGEGPIKSDIYLVGEDGQTVQR; translated from the exons ATGGCGGACAACAAGGTCTACCGCGCCAGCACGACGGCGCCCGTCAACATCGCTGTTGTCAA GTACTGGGGCAAGCGCGACGCGAAGCTCAACCTCCCCACCAACAGCTCGCTCTCCGTCACCCTCTCCCAGGCCGACCTTCGGACCctgacgacggcctcctgTTCGGCCTCCTACCCCGCAGGCGACAGCCTCATCctcaacggcgaggccgcggatGTCTCGGGCGCCCGTACGCAGGCCTGCTTCCGCGAGCTgcgcgcccgccgcgccgctctcgaggagaagaaccCCTCGCTCCCGAAGctctcggcgctgccgctgAAGATCGTCACTGAGAACAACTTCCCCACGGCCGCGGGTCtcgcgtcgtcggccgcaggcttcgccgcccttgtgCGCGCTATCGCCGACCTCTACGAGCTCCCGGACTCGCCCTCGGAGCTGTCCCTCATCGCGCGACAGGGCTCCGGCTCGGCGTGCCGCAGCCTGTTCGGCGGGTACGTCGCGTGGAGGATGGGCGACCAGGCGGACGGCACGGACTCCAAGGCCGACCTCGTGGCCGAGGCGTCGCACTGGCCCGACATGCGCGCGCTGATCCTTGTCGCCAGCGCGGCCAAGAAGGGcgtgtcgtcgacgtcgggcATGCAGCAGACGGTGGCGACATCGGGGCTGTTCAAGCAGCgcgtggccgaggtcgtGCCGAAGCacatggccgagatggaggacgCTATCGCCCGGCGCGACTTTGAACAGTTCGCCGAGGTTACGATGAAGGACTCCAACTCGTTCCACTCGTCGTGCTCCGACACGTATCCCCCCATCTTCTACATGAACGACGTGTcgcgcgccgccatccgcgccgtggAGCAGatcaacgccgccgcgggcAAGACTGTGGCCGCCTACACCTTCGATGCCGGCCCGAACGCCGTCATCTACTACCTCGAGAAGgacaccgacgccgtcgtcggtgccTTTGCGCCCATTCTGGCCTCGGTCGGCGGGTGGAAAgaaggcgtcgagggcgtcaagtCTTCGGTCACGCTCGACGAGACCGTGGCCGGCATCCTCAAGGGCGGTGTCAGCCGTGTCATTCAGACGGGTGTTGGCGAGGGCCCGATCAAGTCGGACATCTACctcgttggcgaggacggccagaCCGTCCAGCGATGA